A stretch of Clostridium formicaceticum DNA encodes these proteins:
- a CDS encoding ABC transporter permease, which translates to MKDFITKSKKKALDNAFAFLFWLTLWQITYFVLQRDIYLPSPLSVFTQLKELVFLRIFWESIAYSIYRVILGVFLSTILGITMGIVCSAYRFVYNLVNPLMVAIKSTPILSFIIIALVWFSSSHVPIFTCFLMCFPIIWTNIMTGLANVDPKLLQMAKLYRIKKRMIVKKIYLPTIIPYFSTACITSLGLGWKVSVAAEVLSHPKNAIGSQLYSAKIYLDASGLFAWTLVIILLSLLFERIFTCCLEKITTKKALAIKGDLIHK; encoded by the coding sequence ATGAAGGATTTTATTACAAAAAGTAAGAAGAAAGCTTTAGATAACGCTTTCGCCTTCCTATTTTGGCTAACCCTTTGGCAAATTACATACTTTGTACTTCAAAGAGACATTTATTTACCATCTCCTTTAAGCGTTTTTACACAGCTAAAAGAACTGGTGTTTTTAAGAATTTTCTGGGAATCCATTGCCTACTCTATTTATCGTGTAATCCTAGGGGTATTTCTGTCTACCATATTAGGGATCACCATGGGGATTGTCTGCAGTGCCTATAGGTTTGTTTACAATTTAGTGAATCCCTTGATGGTTGCTATTAAATCTACGCCAATTTTGTCTTTTATCATTATCGCTTTGGTGTGGTTTTCTTCTTCGCATGTGCCTATTTTTACCTGTTTCCTCATGTGTTTTCCTATCATTTGGACCAATATTATGACGGGTCTTGCTAATGTAGATCCTAAGCTTTTACAAATGGCGAAGCTCTATAGGATAAAAAAAAGAATGATCGTAAAAAAAATTTATTTGCCTACCATTATTCCTTATTTTTCTACTGCCTGCATAACCTCATTGGGTTTAGGATGGAAGGTGAGCGTAGCTGCTGAAGTACTGAGCCATCCTAAAAATGCCATTGGCAGTCAGCTTTATAGTGCTAAAATTTATTTAGATGCCAGCGGACTGTTTGCTTGGACACTGGTGATAATTCTTTTAAGCCTTTTATTTGAAAGAATTTTTACCTGCTGTTTAGAAAAAATTACCACAAAAAAGGCATTAGCAATAAAAGGAGACTTAATTCATAAGTAG
- a CDS encoding ABC transporter substrate-binding protein, which produces MGYVLKKTLALLLTVGLMITMVSCNKEVVHRETSSATQEKTLIRVAALKGPTGMGMAELMEKNEKGMTALNYDFTLMGSPDDLVGRIINKEVDIAAVPTNLALVLYNRMAGEVQLAAVNTLGVLYVVENGDKIHSIEDLKGKTVNSSGKGTSSDYIFQYILEQNHLTEDVVLDYKLQHTELTAVLAQGDLDIALLPQPHVTTALIHNKDLRIALDITEEWYNVMHQKGKLAMGCMIVQRKFAEDNPRALNLFLEEYEMSVDFVNHQVEEAAERIAKYDILPNAVIAKEGIPYSNIVYIDAEEAKGFLQDFYQVLFDFDPKSIGGKLPDEGFYYKK; this is translated from the coding sequence GTGGGATATGTGTTGAAAAAGACCTTAGCTTTATTGTTGACGGTGGGTTTAATGATAACAATGGTCAGTTGTAATAAAGAAGTAGTTCATCGGGAGACTTCTTCTGCAACACAGGAAAAGACCTTAATCCGTGTTGCTGCGCTAAAGGGACCTACTGGTATGGGGATGGCGGAACTGATGGAAAAAAATGAAAAGGGAATGACTGCCCTAAACTACGATTTTACGCTTATGGGGAGTCCAGATGATTTAGTAGGCAGGATCATTAATAAAGAGGTAGATATAGCAGCAGTGCCTACCAATTTAGCGCTTGTTTTATATAACAGGATGGCAGGTGAGGTTCAATTGGCGGCAGTGAACACATTGGGAGTTTTATATGTAGTAGAAAATGGAGATAAAATTCATAGCATAGAAGACTTAAAAGGGAAAACAGTAAATAGCAGTGGCAAAGGCACTTCTTCAGATTATATATTTCAATATATTTTAGAACAAAATCATTTGACAGAAGATGTTGTGCTAGATTATAAATTGCAGCACACAGAATTGACAGCTGTTTTAGCGCAAGGGGATTTAGATATTGCTTTGCTGCCCCAGCCACATGTCACCACAGCATTAATTCACAATAAAGATCTCAGGATTGCTTTAGATATTACTGAGGAATGGTATAACGTTATGCATCAAAAAGGTAAGTTAGCAATGGGCTGCATGATTGTTCAAAGGAAATTTGCCGAAGATAATCCCCGAGCATTAAATCTATTTTTAGAGGAATATGAGATGTCAGTGGATTTTGTTAACCACCAAGTGGAAGAAGCGGCAGAACGCATTGCAAAGTATGATATCTTACCGAATGCAGTCATTGCAAAGGAAGGAATTCCTTACTCAAACATTGTTTATATAGATGCTGAGGAGGCAAAGGGATTTTTACAAGATTTTTATCAAGTGTTATTCGATTTTGATCCTAAATCCATTGGAGGGAAATTACCGGATGAAGGATTTTATTACAAAAAGTAA
- the ilvD gene encoding dihydroxy-acid dehydratase, which translates to MFHRSKDILNQPEWSNVRALYKSNGFTDEELEKPIIAVVNSFNTICPGHYNLNNLTQYVREGIRAAGGTPVEFGTIAACDGMAMGHKGMRHILPTRELIANDIEMMIEAHRLDGMVLLGSCDKIVPGMLMAAARLDIPAVFVNGGPTLPGRMKENNPYGGEHIDHSIIQQSLGSLNTDTMSWDQYMWLEDNACPTIGSCAMLGTANTMCCLAEAMGMSLPGSAVIPAVYSHRMAIAFQSGKAVMKLVHKGITARQIITRQALTNAIKVNSAIGGSTNAVLHTLAIAYEGEIDLSLEDFGNISREVPHLSPMIPGGPYALLDFYEAGGIPAIMKELETVLDLDTITVTGKTLEENIKNARVLNKDVIKDLSNPVTTNSGIAILKGNLAPEGAVTKPSAIPKDALTFTGPAVVFESEKDALEEIATNKVQAGNVIVIRNEGPKGGPGMPEMYKAMKMLVGMNLGSRVCVITDGRFSGSNNGCFVGHICPEAAVGGPIAYVKNGDIISVDVEGGSIQVLSEDFEDRLKEKVQLPKNKAQGYLHVYANIVTSASRGAVIPTREEA; encoded by the coding sequence ATGTTTCATCGTAGTAAAGACATACTAAATCAACCAGAATGGTCTAATGTAAGGGCTTTATACAAGTCCAACGGTTTTACTGACGAGGAGCTGGAAAAACCCATTATCGCTGTTGTTAATTCCTTCAACACTATCTGCCCAGGCCACTACAACCTCAATAACCTTACGCAATATGTAAGGGAAGGTATCCGAGCCGCTGGTGGCACGCCTGTAGAGTTTGGTACAATTGCTGCTTGCGATGGCATGGCTATGGGTCATAAGGGAATGCGCCATATCCTCCCCACACGAGAATTAATTGCAAACGACATAGAAATGATGATTGAAGCCCATAGGTTAGATGGTATGGTACTTCTAGGGTCTTGTGATAAAATTGTGCCTGGCATGCTTATGGCAGCAGCAAGATTAGATATTCCTGCTGTTTTTGTAAATGGTGGTCCAACCCTTCCGGGAAGAATGAAGGAAAACAATCCTTACGGTGGGGAGCATATTGACCATTCCATTATTCAGCAATCCCTAGGCTCTCTTAATACCGATACCATGAGTTGGGATCAATACATGTGGCTGGAGGACAATGCCTGTCCTACCATTGGTTCCTGCGCTATGCTAGGAACTGCTAATACAATGTGCTGTTTAGCAGAAGCTATGGGCATGTCTCTCCCTGGAAGTGCTGTTATTCCTGCAGTTTATAGTCATAGAATGGCTATTGCTTTTCAAAGCGGCAAAGCTGTTATGAAGTTAGTCCATAAGGGAATAACTGCTAGACAAATCATTACCCGCCAAGCCTTAACCAATGCCATAAAAGTAAACTCCGCCATAGGAGGCTCCACCAATGCTGTTCTTCATACACTTGCAATCGCCTATGAAGGAGAAATAGACTTAAGCCTAGAGGACTTTGGTAACATCAGTAGAGAAGTGCCTCATCTTTCTCCTATGATTCCAGGGGGGCCCTATGCCCTCCTAGACTTTTATGAAGCTGGTGGTATTCCAGCGATTATGAAGGAACTAGAGACAGTCCTTGACTTAGACACTATAACGGTGACAGGAAAGACCCTTGAAGAAAACATCAAAAATGCAAGAGTATTGAACAAAGATGTAATAAAAGATCTCAGCAATCCTGTAACTACTAATAGTGGTATTGCTATATTAAAAGGAAACTTAGCTCCTGAAGGAGCAGTAACCAAACCCTCTGCCATACCAAAGGATGCCTTAACCTTTACAGGACCAGCAGTGGTTTTTGAAAGCGAAAAAGATGCCCTAGAAGAAATTGCCACCAATAAGGTACAAGCTGGAAATGTTATCGTCATAAGAAATGAAGGCCCTAAGGGTGGACCTGGTATGCCTGAAATGTACAAAGCCATGAAAATGCTGGTAGGTATGAATCTAGGCAGTAGGGTTTGTGTAATAACCGACGGGCGTTTTTCTGGTTCTAATAATGGCTGCTTTGTAGGCCATATTTGTCCAGAGGCTGCCGTTGGAGGTCCTATTGCTTATGTTAAAAACGGAGATATCATATCCGTAGATGTAGAGGGAGGCTCTATACAGGTTTTATCAGAAGACTTCGAAGACCGTTTAAAAGAAAAAGTTCAGCTACCTAAAAATAAAGCCCAAGGATATCTCCATGTATATGCGAATATTGTCACCTCTGCTTCTAGAGGAGCGGTAATTCCTACCCGTGAGGAAGCTTAA
- a CDS encoding OFA family MFS transporter codes for MTKNTTNRWLVVLGAMLLQVCIGSIYSWSLFNEPLVQAFGWQSNEVVLTFSIAVFVFAFTTIFSGRLQDKIGPRIVASIGGLLYGIGLLLTSTATSITQLYIYYGLIAGIGVGFAYVCPLSTCVKWFPERKGFITGLVVGSFGLGSLVFKSIIEFLLVSKGLSGTFFYLGIIYFVCVVVGAQFLKVPPEGYAETMKKNNVSSDETNFTVREMLKTKSFYLIWVMYLFATMSGLLVIGLAKDIGIELANLEPHVAANAVSMIAFFNASGRLIWGSLSDKLGRIRVVSMMLAITAVGMILMSITSLSFITFFVYVAAITFCFGGFLSVLPTVTGEFYGMKNLGANYGIVYQAYGLSALVGPMVVTYVGGLKPTFIIAAILAIIGGVMTLMIKPPLSNALLTSSSEQTT; via the coding sequence ATGACAAAAAACACAACAAATCGTTGGTTGGTAGTGCTTGGCGCTATGCTTTTGCAAGTATGCATCGGTTCTATTTACTCTTGGAGTTTATTTAATGAGCCTCTTGTGCAGGCCTTTGGCTGGCAAAGCAACGAAGTCGTGCTTACCTTCTCCATAGCAGTTTTTGTATTTGCCTTTACCACCATCTTTTCCGGCAGGCTTCAAGATAAAATTGGTCCTAGAATCGTTGCTTCTATTGGTGGCTTGCTTTATGGTATTGGTTTGCTCTTGACTTCCACTGCTACCTCTATTACACAACTATACATCTATTATGGCCTTATTGCTGGTATTGGTGTTGGTTTTGCCTATGTCTGTCCGCTTTCCACCTGTGTAAAATGGTTTCCTGAGAGAAAAGGATTTATTACGGGTCTTGTGGTGGGCTCCTTTGGCCTTGGAAGCCTAGTGTTTAAGTCTATCATCGAGTTTTTACTTGTCTCAAAAGGACTTTCTGGAACCTTTTTCTATCTAGGAATCATTTACTTTGTTTGTGTAGTCGTTGGCGCTCAGTTTTTAAAAGTTCCTCCAGAAGGCTATGCTGAAACTATGAAAAAGAATAATGTTTCTTCTGACGAAACCAACTTTACAGTAAGAGAGATGTTGAAAACCAAGTCCTTTTACCTTATCTGGGTAATGTATCTATTTGCAACCATGAGTGGTTTACTGGTTATAGGCTTGGCAAAAGATATCGGTATTGAACTAGCTAATTTAGAACCCCATGTTGCTGCCAATGCAGTTTCCATGATTGCCTTTTTTAATGCAAGTGGAAGGCTTATATGGGGAAGCCTTTCAGATAAGTTAGGTAGAATCAGGGTCGTATCTATGATGTTAGCAATAACTGCTGTAGGCATGATTCTAATGAGCATAACTTCCCTAAGCTTTATTACCTTTTTTGTTTATGTCGCCGCCATTACCTTCTGTTTCGGTGGATTCTTATCAGTGCTTCCTACAGTCACAGGGGAGTTCTACGGTATGAAAAATCTAGGTGCCAACTATGGTATTGTTTATCAAGCCTATGGTCTATCTGCTTTGGTTGGACCGATGGTGGTAACCTATGTCGGAGGTCTTAAACCTACCTTTATTATTGCTGCAATATTGGCGATTATAGGTGGCGTAATGACCTTAATGATTAAGCCTCCCTTATCTAATGCTTTATTAACCTCATCTTCTGAGCAGACAACGTAG